The Prochlorococcus sp. MIT 1341 genomic interval GTTTTGGGGCAGATAGGTGGTTTAGGTTATTAAGTTCAAGAAATACCTATTATTTCTTATAAGGAACAGTTAATTTCTGTCCTTTGACTCCTGCAGAAGCAACAAAAACTAGTGCAGCTTCATCACCAACGCTTTCGCAATAATGAATACTGTCTTGAGGAGTGGCGAAGCTTTCTCCAGGACCTACTTTTAATGATTTGCCATTGAGGGCCTCACAGGAAAGGTTCCCTTTCACTACATACGCAATTCCTGGTTGAGAGTGGAAATGAAGAGATGTTTTAAAACCTGGTTGGGCAGTAATTCTCTGAAGTGTCATTTGTGGTTTGCCTTTTGGATAGGCATAAGAGTCTCCATTCCAAGACTCAGTCGCACTTATTAGAGTTTCGACAACTACAGGTTCAATATTTGCAGATGTTTTTTTCTTTGGATTACAGGCGACTAGTGGTAAAGCAATTCCAGCAGTTAGTGCAAATAGTAAAAAGCGTCGCATTTTTGAATTAATGATCAATGATTGGTTCATGGCCGTTTTCATATTAAGGACGTTTCCAAAAAAATTAATCAGCAAACATTCCATCTACTGATAGCTCTCTTCTTGTCTCTGGCGATGGATATTGCTGGTAATACAAGGCCATTCCATAGGTCAAAGCTATTGCAATCAGTATCCAATTAATTAACGATTTCTTTTTACTAGGAGCCTTTGCTTTCATTGCCCTTGGTTTGTTTTGCATCTCCGGGAAATAGCCAGTCAGTTGAATTAGGTCCCAGATCTCATCTCGGTCATATGAAGACAAGTCTCTCCCTGGGACACCACTCCCTTCTTGTAACCCTAGGGCTTTCATCTTTTCTCTAATCAGAGTTTTTCTTTCATCGCTTGACATCGCCCTGAAGCCATCTTTTCTTTTTTCACTGTCCTCTTGAATTGCCATGTCTTCTTGCTTTTTTTAGCAAATTTCACCATTCCTCAAGTTTAGATAGAAATTTCAGATTCGCTGAGAACAGTTGATATCACTAAAAAGGAAGTTTTCATTAGCCAATATGAGATGTCTTTTTAACCCATTGCGAAAAAGAGGTTAAAGAGCTTGGTGAGGGTTAGAGACCTGCTCAAATTTTGCTGAAATTTGAGCAGGTTTCTCTCTTTTCCTATTTTGACTCACTTATCTGGTTTTGAGCTTATGGGTATGTGTGACCAGGGAATTATCAGAATTAAAGACCTTTCTTAATGGCTATGACCGTGGTGGTCATGATCGTGATCGTGATCTTTGTGTATTCCATCAGTGGGAACGTCTTCGACTTTAGATTCGCATCCACTTAGAGAAATAGGACTGAAAATAATTGCTGCTGCAAAAAATGGGAAAAGCAGTTTTTTCATGAAATCAAAAAAATAACCTCTACGTGAGAACGATAACGGTTATCGTTCCTGATGAACACATTCATTCCGTGTGAGGAACTAAATGAAACTCTTCCAGCAATTGCTGGTGGCTCCTGCTGCATTGGGCCTTATGGCACCAATGGCTGCACAAGCCGCAGACCTCAACATTGACGGTGTGTCTGATTATTCAGCAGCCGGCGAGCAGGTCACCAGCGTCTCTCAATTTTCTGACGTTTATCCAACCGATTGGGCATACCAAGCTCTTTCAAGTTTGACCGAGCGTTACGGCTGTGTAGCCGGATACCCCGGTGGAACTTTCGGTGGTAACCGTTCAATCACTCGTTACGAGGCAGCTGCATTATTGAATGCATGTCTTGATCGCGTCACTGAAGTTAGTGATGACGTCAAGCGTCTTCTTTCAGAATTCGGTCCTGAGCTTGCTGTTCTTAAGGGCAGAGTTGATGGCATCGAAGCTCGCGTTGGCGACATGGCTGCAGGTCAGTTTTCAACCACTACCAAGCTAAGCGGCGTAGCAACCTTTGTTGTTGGAGCCAACGGATTCTCTGGTGATGATGCTTTTGCTAGTAGTGACACCAGCAATCCTCGCCATGCGAATGCTGGTAAAACTGATGGCGGAACTGTTTTGAGTTATGACCTTCAGTTGGAGCTTGCAACCAGCTTCACTGGTGAAGACCTTTTGAATACTGTTCTTAGAGCAGGGAACTTTGGTAGTAACGGTTTCGGAGGGGCTGGATATACAGAACTGTCGACTTTAGAAACAGGTTTTGACAGTGGGGATCAGCTCAAGGTTGACAAGCTATGGTATTCGTTCCCTTGGGGTGATGATTTTACAGTTATCGCTGGACCTCTAGTCGGGGCGGAAGACATGCTTGCGGTTAACCCCTCCCTTTATGGTTCTGAGACCATCCTTGATGTATTTACTTATTCAGGTGCCCCTGGTACATATGGCCGTCCTTTAGGAGGTGGTGCTGGTCTCTCTTGGAATCAAGGTGATATAGATGTAAGTGCAAACTACGTCTCTACAAATGCATCAAATAGTAATCCCGCTAGTGGAGGTGGGCTTCTCACTGAAGCTGCTGGAAGTAGCGCTATTATGCAAGTTGCCTATAGCAAGGAGAATTGGGGTGTTGCAGTTGCTTACAATTATGCCTCTACAGATCACCAGAATATCCTCGGTGGATCTACAGGGACATCTTTAGCTAATGCAGTACACGATATCGGGCCCACTAATTCTTATAGCTTGAGTACTTGGTGGTCTCCTGCTGAAACAGGCTTAATTCCTACCCTGAGTGCAGGGTGGGGAATTAATACAGTGGAGGATAATGATGATAGGGAGAATACGACATACGACAGTGCTACAACTCAGTCTTGGGCTGTGGGAATGGAGTGGGAAGATGCCTTTATGGATGGGAACATCTTTGGATTTGCGTTTGGTCAGCCTAATTTTGTGACTGAAATTGACTATGACTCGTCAACTAAAGACGATGATGCCGAGGATGGCAACTATGCCATGGAATGGTGGTATAAAATTCAGGTTTCTGACAACATTACAGTCACTCCTGCAATTTTCTATCTAAGTCGTCCATTTGGTGATCAAACTGATCAACGACAAGACACTCATGGAGGAGATGCTGGTTCAAAGGATTCCACTTTCAGAAACTTTGGTGCACTTGTGAAGACTACCTTCACTTTCTAAACCAGGAGAAATTGGTTTAGGCCAGTTTGATTTCTCTTTTAAATAATTGCTCTTATCAGAGATGGTAAGAGCAATTTTTTTGCTTGCATTTCCTAGAAGAGATTTACAGAAGTTGCTCAGATCCATTGGTAACAATAGTTCTTAACTGTTTATTAGCCAGTGGGGAATGTCAGTCTTATCAAGCTGGTTCAGGGAACTTAGGCGTGCGAAGAATGGAACTTGCTCAGCAAGACTTCTAATTGCTTTTATTATCTCTTATATGGAAAGCACTAACTGGGTTCCTTCAGAAGAAGAACGAGAAGTAATGGAAGCTGTCTGGATGCAGGTCAAAGGTGCTTGCGAGAAACTAAAGGAAGAAACCAATGCCAAAGACGAACACATCAGAAAGATGCTACAAGAGATGGCTAAAAGTTATTACTCATGAAAGGGTTCATCTTTGCAGCTATAAACCCTCGATTTGCTTTACAACCTTTGGCAAATGATCAAATGGAGAGTTCTTGGTGAGTTTAATTAGCTTAGTGAACGCTTCAAAAGACTTTGGCATCAAAAGCCTTTTCAAAAACCTACATCTTCATATTAATAAAGGAGAAAGACTTGGTTTGATTGGGCCAAATGGATCGGGTAAATCAACTTTATTAAAAGTCCTTGCCGGAGTCGAACCTCTAGGGGAAGGTAAAAGGGAAGCTCTGTCTTCTTTGCGGATATCTTTTGTAAGTCAAGAAACAATTTTCGATAGTCAAAAAAGTATTTTGGAAGAAGTACTTGAAGGATGCGGAGAAAAACGGAAATTATTACTTGACTTCACTAACCTGAGCAGAAAAATAGCTCAAAACCCAGAAGATGAAAGGCTGTTAAAAAAACTAGGTGAAACAAGTGAAATGATGGATGCTGCGGAGGCATGGAATCTAGAGCAGCAATGCCAGGAAATACTTCGAAGACTAGGAATTCAAGATTTAGATAAACCAATCAAAGAGCTTTCTGGTGGTTATCGCAAGAGGGTGGGCCTTGCATCTGCCTTGGTAAGTCAACCTGATGTTTTACTTCTTGATGAGCCAACCAATCATCTAGATGCTTCTGCAGTTGAATGGCTTCAAAATTGGCTAAGTAATTACCAGGGAGCACTTGTCCTAATAACTCACGATAGGTACGTTCTCGATCGAATCACATCTCGTATGGTTGAAATCACTAATGGAGAAGTTCATAAATACTTAGGTAATTATCGACAATTTCTTCAGCAGAAAGTCGAGCAAGAGCAATTAGAAGTATCGACAAAGAAAAAGTTTCAGGGCTTTTTAAGAAAGGAGTTAGCTTGGTTAAGACAAGGGCCTAAAGCAAGAAGCACTAAGCAGAAAGCACGTCTTCAGAGAATTGCTCAAATGCAAGCGAAACCAAAAGCTTTAGTCAAAGCCAAATTAGAAGTAGATTCACTTAGCAGAAGGATTGGTCAAATTGCAATTGAAGCAGAGGGAGTAGGTTTATTGAGTGGTAATAGAAAGAATAATCCGATGCTTTTTGATAACTTTACTTATAGCTTTTCTCCAGAGGATAGGGTAGGAATCATTGGCCCCAATGGTAGTGGAAAATCAACTCTTCTAGACTTAATTGCTGGCAGAAGATCACCTAGTCGTGGAACGATTAGGCTTGGCGAAACAGTTCATATTGGCTATCTTGATCAAGATACAAATGAATTAAATCAGGGTAAAGGTTTAAATCGTAAAGTGATAGAATTTGTAGAAGAAGCTGCCCTAAGGATTGATCACGGCGGAAAACAAATTACAGCTTCTCAACTTTTAGAAAAGTTTCTTTTCCCACCAAGTCAGCAACATAGCCCTTTAAGAAAACTTTCAGGAGGCGAAAAAAGACGACTTGCGCTATGTAAAATGCTTATACAAGGCCCTAATATACTTCTTCTAGACGAGCCGACAAATGATTTAGATATACAAACACTAAGTGTTCTTGAAGATTTTCTTGAAGATTTCAAAGGGTGTGTTGTAGTTGTTTCACATGATCGATATTTTCTTGATCGAACAATAGATCGAATCTTTAATTTTGAAAATGGTAGCTTGAAAAGATATGAAGGAAACTACACCAGATTTCTCGAATTGAAGATTTTGGATGATCACAAAGAAGAACAAAAGGAACTTAAAAATATTAAATGCACACCTAAAAAGAATGATCTCAACCAAATATTAAAGCCTAAAAAGAGTTCAAATCGGATTAGCTTCAAAGAATCAAGAGAGCTAAAAGATCTTAACCTAAAATTACCTCAGCTAGAAGAAAAGAAAAAATTACTAGAAAAAAGAATATCCGAAAGTGAGGGTAATATTAATCAACTAAGTCATGAGCTGGCATCAATTCTTGAAGTTATTCAAGAGTCTGAGGATAGATGGATTGAATTAAGTGAACTCTCTGATTGAGATAGTTTGATGATCGTAAATCGTATAGGGAAAAACAAATTAAGCAGCAGTGGCCTCATAGTCTTCATTGACGACCCCTTCTATTATTTCTAAAGCGATTTGTTTTGATGATGCTTGAGAGGCTTCCCAATATCTGATTAGGAGTTGAAGTTCTTTGATCCTCTGCTTGGCGACCTCGACTTTTTGTTCAATGTTCATAGCAAGGAAGCATTTCAAAGGCCTGAACCATTTAGACGTCTATCCCTTGCGATTTCAAGCTTGGTAAGCAAAGTAATATCAAATGATTACCTAAGCGGCCATTAAGTCTCCTCCCTCTATCTCTTGCATTAAAGGCGTCAAGGCTTCCGTTAACTCTCTTTCATTTTCAAAACCCAAGACTTCCGCAGGTTCTTTACCTATTGAGTAAACTTCATCTGCGCCTAGTGAAACGGACATTCTTTAAACGATTTTAATAAAAGATAAAGGCTTTCCTTGAAATGTCTATCTCAGATATTGATCTGCACAATTATTGGTTCTGCAGTGGTTTGGCTAGATCTTCCTTTCAGTAATGTACAAGGGAGTTTAGATAGAAATTTCAGATTCGCTGAGAACAGTTGATATCACTAAAAAGGAAGTTTTCATTAGCCAATATGAGATGTCTTTTTAACCCATTGCGAAAAAGAGGTTAAAGAGCTTGGTGAGGGTTAGAGACCTGCTCAAATTTTGCTGAAATTTGAGCAGGTTTCTCTCTTTTCCTATTTTGACTCACTTATCTGGTTTTGAGCTTATGGGTATGTGTGACCAGGGAATTATCAGAATTAAAGACCTTTCTTAATGGCTATGACCGTGGTGGTCATGATCGTGGTGGTCATGATCGTGATCGTGATCTTTGTGTATTCCATCAGTGGGAACGTCTTCGACTTTAGATTCGCATCCACTTAGAGAAATAGGACTGAAAATAATTGCTGCTGCAAAAAATGGGAAAAGCAGTTTTTTCATGAAATCAAAAAAATAACCTCTACGTGAGAGCAATAGCGATTGTCGTTTTTGTTGTGATTTTGGACAAGTCGTTTTAGTTGAACGTTCTTATATCGCTAAAAATGCCTCAAATACAATGGTTCCTGAGACCTTTTTACGGTACTGTGTTTCTATGAGTAATTAAATTTTATGGGTTCTTTAGAACCAAATCTGCGGCAAAATATCAAAGGAGAGGAGCATAAGGATTTGACGTTAGATTTCATTACCCATGTCCCAATAGCCTTTGAGCGGCGCAAGAAAAGATTATTAATAGCTTCTGCTATTTATAGATTTTATAGATTTTCTGCTAAATTCCTATCACAGAGATTTTTGCTAGGAATAGCGCTTGAATGTGAATTCATTTTAAGAAGAATTTGCTTGGAAATTACCAATTCAGAATTAGAAGGTAGAGACTTAAGGCTTGAAAAGAAAAGAGAATTTATCCTGAAAAATATATCAAACGTGGGAAGGGTGATAGACCTTGGTTGTGCTTGTGGTACAGACACAGTTTGGCTGCATAAAATCACAGGTCGTAAGACAATAGGAATCGATCATAATTTAGAACTTATTAATACTGCTAAGAGCAGGTATAACAAAAAAGATTTAGAGTTCTTCTGTTTAGATGCTTTACAGTTTATGAAAGAAGACCAGAGAATATTAGAACAAAATGATCTGGTATTTCTAAGCCATATAGTAGAGCATATTGATTATCCAAGCATTATGTTAACTGAACTATCTGAATATTTCAAATATAGCTACGTAGAAGTTCCTGATTATCTTGATTCTGACCCGTTAGCACAAGCAAAGTTGCAATTGGGTTCTAGGCTTTTATATTCTGATGATGATCACACTTTTGAGTACTCAAGAATTTCGATAAGAGGTCTCTTATTGGATTGTGGATGGAGAATAGTTGATTCAGAGTTTTACGGAGGTGTCTCAAGATTCTGGTGTAAAAGTGAAAGAAAATCTCGCTAAAAGCAAGATTTGGTATTTGGTATCAATAGTTTTTAGATATTCATCATAAACTAGGAAACCTTAGTCATATCAACCAATTTCAAGGAGTGTTTTTTCTTTATTAGGCGTTAAGAGCCTATTTCTCTTTATTAATAGAGTTTTTGATAGCCAATGCAGCAAGACCTTCAGCATATCTTTAAGCGGTGGGATTCTGTGGAGAACTAGGTAGCAGGGCCGAACCCTGAACTCCCGACTAAGGTTTTAGGCATCCACTGTTCTTTCGCGGACAAAAACGGACAGAGGGTCACTTTTGCACAAGTTGTTCTCCCCCCCCCTCTCTCTCTCAACGAGAGGCCTGGTAAGCTCTGATCGTGCTCAGGCCGTTTTTTATGCGCTGTATATTATTTGCTTGTTTTATTGCGGCAACACTTTTTCTTACTCCGGTTGTGACCTTTGCATACACTGCTGATTTATCACCTGCTGTTTCAGATGTAACTAAGAAGTTTTCAGAGAAGTTCTGTACGTCTATTGGAAAGGGAATGACTCCTGAAAAGGCTGGAGAAAGTGCAGTGGCTCAACTTGCACCTCAACTTACAAAAGGCTTTTTTTTCTCACCTGTTATGGATGAAATAATGTCTGCTCCAAAAGCAGACTTAGCTGATTCAGTATCCAATAATATTCTTGATAAATGTGGAAATGAACTAGGAGGTATTACTACAGAAGAGCTTGATGATTATTTAACTCTATTGGCAAGTAAAATTCCTGTCAAATCTAAGGGTTTGAATTTACCTTCAGTTCGACAGAAAGCACCTTTGAGACAATAATTATGAGCCGATTACTAATTGCGTTCCTTAACGCTTATGAAAGTGGTATCTCCTCAGGTGACTTCTATGAGGAACCGATAGGTGATGATTATGTCTATCCAGATTGGCAATGAATTTTGCAGAAAATTGGGCGAGGGTATTTGTTGTGATGACTATCGTCGGTCTAGAAGTAGCCAATACCTATTTCGCCAAGGCTGAAATTGTGGGAGGCATACTCCTAAACCTCATTGCATTTGGTTTGTTTCTTGGAGCCATTGGCTATGTTTTATTTACTGGTCCCTTATATGGAAAAGATAAAAAAGATGGATGACTGGCCATCAGTTGAGGCTGCTAATAGAGTAGTGGGAACTGCTGGACTGTTTTTGTTTGCAGCAAGCTCTGCCTATTTGGCTTGGCAGTTTCAGAGATTTTTTGGCAATAAATAATGCAAAAAATTCTAATCACTCTCGGACTTGGAATTGCTGCTATAGGTGTTCTATACCCTTACTTAAGGCAATTGGGTTTAGGACAACTGCCAGGCGACATAATTTTGAAGGGAGAAAACTCAACTTTTTATTTCCCGGTCGTTAGTTGTATTACGATTAGTTTGTTTGTGTCGGCTCTGCTTCATTTATTCCGATCCTCCTAATGCCCCTCGCAAAACCTATCCCTGACTATGTGATGCGTCTGTGGCGTAAGGTTCGCAGGTTTGAATTAACACGCACTCTTCGTGCCACTGAGAAGAGGATGGAATACGTCAAACAATCATTGGCTTATATAGATCGAGTCGAAGGCAGAACACCGAGATAGTTGATCCTAATTAAGATCTTCCAGTGGGGCTTAGTAATGCCTAGTTTTTTGTCTGTTTGAGATTTCTCAAAATGGTTTGAAAAGGTTCCCTGAGGAATCAGGTGCCCCTTCTGATTAAAGACGTTTAAGTCTTGTTGCTAGCACGTCTTACTTCCAGTCATGCTCTGTTCCAAAGATTGTGTTAATACTTTGAACCGGAAATGGTTTTTATGGCTATTTTCTAAGCAGTTTCATTATGGAGGTGATCCATTGTCGTATCTACCGATCGGTCAGGAGCTAATGGGGATTAAATCAGTTGAGCACTCAATGGCTTCAGCCTTGAAAGGTTTCATGATTAATAGGTTTATATAGGTTTTCTTTTTAGGCCTATTAATTAAAGAGCTGGTGACAGAGTCATTGGCTCTTTTTCTTTTGAGATTTACCTGTGTCCGAAAGTATTTCTGGATTTCTTCTAACTTCTTGGTGTTCAAACTCAAGGATTGCCTAAATTTGTTTCTCTATTCATGGAGCCTTAGCTGCTCCTGAGCAATCGTTACTCACATAGGGTGGGACTTCTGTAATCTCTCAATATTTACCCTAAGCCAAAAGGACAATCTCTAGTTCTTAGAGGCCTATGGCTCTTTTTAGTTTTGTAGCCTCGTCCATACCTTCCATGCTTGTGAAAGTCGAGTTGTTTGTAGCAGCCTTGTGAAGCTTCGATAACTCTTGATATTTAGCTGATTCATAAGCCTCTACTGCTGCTCGCATAGAAGGAAATATACAAATGACTGCCAAGTTGACTCCTCTTCATTTCTTTTGATGGAAGGATTCTGTAGCCATATAGGTCGATTATCGGGTATTGCTTCTTCTAGTTCTTGAAGTGGTTCATTCCTAATTGCGTTGATGTTCTAAAGAGTCGGTGCTTCGTGCACATCAATAAATAGAGCTTACTGCTTCTATGAAATAGCGGATGGAGCAAAGACATTGAAATATTCAATAGTCAGCTGATCAATTCATTAATACCTTCTCTTACAAATGTTTAATGCTTTCTACCCTTTTGTTGGCAGAATATTAAACCCAAGCGTTTCACTCAGCATTCAGGTGCAACTTATGAAAAAAATCATATTCGTTGCTATTGCTTCTCTGCTTTTGATTTTCAATAGCAGCCTTGCTTTGGCAGATTTCGAAACCGAAGAGCTTCCTAAGTGCGTTGTTGTGACTCATTGCGTTCGAGTGAACTGGGAAGTTAGTGATATAGAGGCTGCATTCAAAAAAGTTGTAGAGGCAGTTTCTAATACTCCTAGAACTAAAATTGTTGAGCAGACTGATTTTTATATCCATGCAGAAGCTAAAACCAAATCCAGAAGATTTACCGATGACCTCTTAATCAAAGCA includes:
- a CDS encoding cupin domain-containing protein, whose translation is MNQSLIINSKMRRFLLFALTAGIALPLVACNPKKKTSANIEPVVVETLISATESWNGDSYAYPKGKPQMTLQRITAQPGFKTSLHFHSQPGIAYVVKGNLSCEALNGKSLKVGPGESFATPQDSIHYCESVGDEAALVFVASAGVKGQKLTVPYKK
- a CDS encoding iron uptake porin, whose protein sequence is MKLFQQLLVAPAALGLMAPMAAQAADLNIDGVSDYSAAGEQVTSVSQFSDVYPTDWAYQALSSLTERYGCVAGYPGGTFGGNRSITRYEAAALLNACLDRVTEVSDDVKRLLSEFGPELAVLKGRVDGIEARVGDMAAGQFSTTTKLSGVATFVVGANGFSGDDAFASSDTSNPRHANAGKTDGGTVLSYDLQLELATSFTGEDLLNTVLRAGNFGSNGFGGAGYTELSTLETGFDSGDQLKVDKLWYSFPWGDDFTVIAGPLVGAEDMLAVNPSLYGSETILDVFTYSGAPGTYGRPLGGGAGLSWNQGDIDVSANYVSTNASNSNPASGGGLLTEAAGSSAIMQVAYSKENWGVAVAYNYASTDHQNILGGSTGTSLANAVHDIGPTNSYSLSTWWSPAETGLIPTLSAGWGINTVEDNDDRENTTYDSATTQSWAVGMEWEDAFMDGNIFGFAFGQPNFVTEIDYDSSTKDDDAEDGNYAMEWWYKIQVSDNITVTPAIFYLSRPFGDQTDQRQDTHGGDAGSKDSTFRNFGALVKTTFTF
- a CDS encoding ABC-F family ATP-binding cassette domain-containing protein; translated protein: MSLISLVNASKDFGIKSLFKNLHLHINKGERLGLIGPNGSGKSTLLKVLAGVEPLGEGKREALSSLRISFVSQETIFDSQKSILEEVLEGCGEKRKLLLDFTNLSRKIAQNPEDERLLKKLGETSEMMDAAEAWNLEQQCQEILRRLGIQDLDKPIKELSGGYRKRVGLASALVSQPDVLLLDEPTNHLDASAVEWLQNWLSNYQGALVLITHDRYVLDRITSRMVEITNGEVHKYLGNYRQFLQQKVEQEQLEVSTKKKFQGFLRKELAWLRQGPKARSTKQKARLQRIAQMQAKPKALVKAKLEVDSLSRRIGQIAIEAEGVGLLSGNRKNNPMLFDNFTYSFSPEDRVGIIGPNGSGKSTLLDLIAGRRSPSRGTIRLGETVHIGYLDQDTNELNQGKGLNRKVIEFVEEAALRIDHGGKQITASQLLEKFLFPPSQQHSPLRKLSGGEKRRLALCKMLIQGPNILLLDEPTNDLDIQTLSVLEDFLEDFKGCVVVVSHDRYFLDRTIDRIFNFENGSLKRYEGNYTRFLELKILDDHKEEQKELKNIKCTPKKNDLNQILKPKKSSNRISFKESRELKDLNLKLPQLEEKKKLLEKRISESEGNINQLSHELASILEVIQESEDRWIELSELSD
- a CDS encoding class I SAM-dependent methyltransferase, with the translated sequence MGSLEPNLRQNIKGEEHKDLTLDFITHVPIAFERRKKRLLIASAIYRFYRFSAKFLSQRFLLGIALECEFILRRICLEITNSELEGRDLRLEKKREFILKNISNVGRVIDLGCACGTDTVWLHKITGRKTIGIDHNLELINTAKSRYNKKDLEFFCLDALQFMKEDQRILEQNDLVFLSHIVEHIDYPSIMLTELSEYFKYSYVEVPDYLDSDPLAQAKLQLGSRLLYSDDDHTFEYSRISIRGLLLDCGWRIVDSEFYGGVSRFWCKSERKSR
- a CDS encoding DUF2905 domain-containing protein — translated: MQKILITLGLGIAAIGVLYPYLRQLGLGQLPGDIILKGENSTFYFPVVSCITISLFVSALLHLFRSS
- a CDS encoding DUF1499 domain-containing protein encodes the protein MKKIIFVAIASLLLIFNSSLALADFETEELPKCVVVTHCVRVNWEVSDIEAAFKKVVEAVSNTPRTKIVEQTDFYIHAEAKTKSRRFTDDLLIKALPEKRVIQVRSESRVGIGDMGVNQKRVDDLAYRLSTIKN